GTGCGCATCAGCTCGGCGTAGTCGGCCACCGGGTCGATCACCGTGACCGTCATGGCCCCGAGGCGGGTGTCGCCGAGGCGGTCGAGGTCGAGGTCCGGCGCCTCGGCGAGGCGGTACTCCGTCAGTGCCTTGGCCCGCGCGAAGATCGCGTCGGTGACGGATTCCGGCGCCGGGCCGCCATTGGCGGCGTTGAACTTGATGCCGAAATCGCCGTCCGGCCCGCCCGGGTTGTGGCTCGCCGAGAGGACGATGCCGCCGAGCGCCTGGGCCTTGCGGATCACGCAGGAGGCGGCGGGCGTCGAGAGCAGGCCGCCGCGCCCGACAAGGACCCGGCCGAAGCCGTTGCCGGCCGCGAGGCGCAGCGTCTTCTGCACCACCTCGCGGTTGAGGAACCGGCCGTCGCCGCCCAGCACCAGGGTCGCGCCCGCCTTGTCGGGCAGGGTGTCGAAGATCGCCTGGACGAAGTTCTCGACGTAGTTCGGTTGCCGGAACACCGGCACCTTCTTGCGCAGGCCGGAGGTGCCCGGCTTCTGGTCGGGGAAGGGCGTGGTCGCGACGGTTTTCGGAGTCGTCATAAGCGGGCGTCTCCCGGGATCTCCCGCCTCAATGCCCGTCCGGGAGCTTGGCGTCACCAGCTCCGGCGTCGGGGGCGGGCTTTTTTCACGCGGTCTCGCCGGATCGGGCGACGGAATCCGCCGCCTGTCCAGCCGGCCGTGCCGCGGGGCGTTGCGCCGGCCGACACCCGTCGGTTGAATCGCCCGAGCCGCCACGCAAGGCGGGCCGGAGGAAACCATGGCGGACAGACCGATGCGCACAGATCCGAACGCGGCGCAGCCGGGCCGGGGCTTGGCCCGGCGCGAGCTGGTCGGGGCGCTCGCCGCCGGGGCGGTGGTCGCGGCCTCGGCGGCACCGGCCGTCGCCGCCCCATCCGCCCGGCTGGCGACGGAGGAGTTCCGCCTGCCCTGGAGCGAGCCGGGGGTCGAGATCTACGTCCGCAACAAGCGTCCCGCCGGAACGGAGCGGTTCCCGGGTGATCGGATCCTGCTCTACGTGCACGGGGCGACCTACCCGGCCTCCACGGCTTTCGACCTGCCGCTCGGCGGGATGTCCCCGATGGACTACCTCGCCGGCCTGGGCTTCGACGTTTACCTCGTGGACCTGCCGGGCTACGGCCTGTCCGGGCGTCCCGCCGCCATGAGCGCGCCGGCCTCCGACAACGCGCCGTTCATGCGCACGCCCGATTCCGCCAAGGTGGTGGGGCAGGTGGTCGACTTCATCCTGAAGCGACGCGGGGTCGAAAAAATCGACCTGATGGGCTGGTCCTGGGGCACCTCCACCATGGGGCTCTACACCAGCACCCACAACGACAAGGTCAACCGGCTCGTGCTCTACGCGCCGCAATGGCTGGCGCGCACGCCGGCCCTGATCGGCGGCAACGGGCCGCTCGGCGCCTATCGCAGCGTCAGCCGGGACAATGCCAAGACGCGCTGGCTGACCGGCGTGCCCGAGGACAAGAAGGCCGAGTTGATCCCGCCGGGCTGGTTCGAGCAATGGGCCGACGCGACCTTCGCGACGGACCAGGCCGGCGCCAAGCAGACGCCGCCGGTCCTGCGTGCCCCGAATGGCGTGGTGGCCGACTCGAAGGAGTTCTGGCAGGCGGGCAAGCCGCTCTACGACCCGGGCGAGATCCGCGTGCCCGTGCTGATCATCCACGCCGAGTGGGATGCGGACCTGCCGAGCTACCAGGCGCAGGAATACTTCACCAAGCTCACGCACGCCCCCTACAAGCGCTTCGTCGAGCTGGGGGAGGGTACCCACACGGTGATGATGGAGAAGAACCGCATGCAGTTCCTCCACGAGGTCGAGGCCTTCCTCACAGAGGCGGATCCGCAGGCACTGAACTGAGCGGGCTGATCCCGGTCGCACCGGCGGAATCCGACCCAAACCCCTCATCCTGAGGTGCCCGCGCCGACGGGCTTCGAAGGAGGGCTCCAGGAATCGCGCGGCGGGCTGGAGACCTCCTTCGAGGCCCCGCTGCGCTCCGGCACCTCAGGATGGGACGCGGGGGTGGGAGGGATCGAGGCGGCCCGTCCGGCCGCCTCGGAAGGCTCGCCCTACTCCGCCGCCTGCCGGGCCGCGTAGCCCAGCCGCTCGTTCAGCGCGCGGATCAGCTTGGCGGCCGCCTCGGCGATCACCGTGCCGGGCGGGAAGATCGCCGCCGCGCCCGCCGCCGTCAGCGCCTCGTAATCGCCCGGCGGGATGACGCCGCCGATGGCGATCATCACGTCGTCCCGGCCCTGCTCGGTCAGCGCCGCCTTCAGCTCCGGCACCAGCGTCAGGTGGCCGGCCGCCAGCGACGAGACCCCGACGATGTGGACGTCGTTCTCCACCGCTTGCCGGGCGGCCTCCGCCGGGGTGGCGAAGAGCGGCCCGATATCCACGTCGAAGCCGAGATCGGCGAAGGCCGAGGCGATCACCTTCTGGCCGCGGTCGTGCCCGTCCTGGCCCATCTTGGCGACCAGGATGCGCGGCCGGCGGCCGTCGTTCTCCTCGAACGCCTCGACCAGCGCCCGGACTTCCTCGACCACAGGCGACATGCCCCCCACCTCGCGCTTGTAGACGCCGGAGATCGAGCGGATCTCGGCGCGGTGCCGGCCCCAGGCCTTCTCCAGGGCCTCGGAAATCTCGCCCACCGTCGCCTTGGCGCGGGCCGCGTCGACGGCGAGTTCGAGCAGGTTGCCGGCGCCGTCGGCGGCCTTCGTGAGCGCGTCGAGCCGGTCCGCGACCGTCGCCTCGTCGCGCTCGGCGCGCAGGCGCTTGAGCTTGTCGATCTGGAGGCGGCGGACATTGCCGTTGTCGACCCGCAGCAGCTCGATCGCCATGTCGTCGTCGGCCCGGAACTTGTTCACGCCCACGATGGTCTGGCGACCGGAATCGATCCGGGCCTGGGCGCGGGCGGCGGCCTCCTCGATCCGCAGCTTCGGGATACCGGCCTCGATCGCCTTGGCCATGCCGCCGAGCTGATCCACCTCGCGGATGTGCTCCCAGGCCCGGGCGACCATGTCGGCAGTGAGCTTCTCCACGTAGTAGGAGCCGCCCCAGGGATCGACGATCCGGGTGGTGCCGCTCTCCTGCTGCAGGAACAGCTGGGTGTTGCGGGCGATCCGGGCCGAGAAGTCGGTGGGCAGGGCCAGCGCCTCGTCGAGCGCGTTGGTGTGGAGCGACTGCGTGCCCCCCTGCGTCGCCGCCATCGCCTCGATGTTGGTGCGGGTGACGTTGTTGAACACGTCCTGGGCGGTGAGCGACCAGCCCGAGGTCTGCGAGTGGGTGCGCAGGGCCAGGGACTTCTCGGATTTGGGATCGAACCCCTTCACGAGCTTCGCCCAGATCAGGCGCGCGGCCCGCATCTTGGCGACCTCCATGAAGAAGTTGGTCGAGATCGCCCAGAAGAACGACAGGCGCGGGGCGAACTGGTCGATGGTCAGCCCGGCGGCGAGGCCCGCCTTGATGTACTCGACGCCGTCGGCGAGCGTGTAGGCGAGCTCCAGGTCGTTCGTGGCGCCTGCCTCCTGCATGTGGTAGCCGGAGATCGAGATCGAGTTGAACTTCGGCATATTTTTGGAAGTATACGCAAAGATATCGGAGATAATCCGCATCGATCCCTTAGGGGGATAGATGTATGTGTTGCGGACCATGAATTCTTTTAGAATATCATTTTGAATGGTGCCCGCGAGCTTCTGCGGCGGCACGCCCTGCTCCTCGGCGGCGACGATGTAGAGGGCGAGGATCGGCAGCACCGCGCCGTTCATCGTCATCGACACGGTCATCTCGTCCAGCGGGATGCCGGAGAACAGCGTGCGCATGTCGTAGATCGAGTCGATCGCCACGCCCGCCATGCCGACATCGCCCGAGACGCGGGGATGGTCGGAATCGTAGCCGCGGTGGGTGGCCAGGTCGAAGGCCACCGACAGGCCCTTCTGCCCGGCCGCGAGGTTGCGGCGGTAGAAGGCGTTCGAATCCTCGGCCGTGGAGAAGCCGGCGTACTGCCGGATCGTCCAGGGCTGGGTGACGTACATGGTCGGGTAGGGGCCGCGCAGGAACGGCGCGATGCCCGGATAGGTGTCGAGGAACTCGATGCCCTCCCGGTCCTCCGGCCCGTAGCGGCCCTTCACCGGGATCCCCTCCGGCGTCATCCAGGGCTCGCCGAGCGCCGGGGCCGCGATCGCGAGTGATTCGCCGGCAAGCGGGATTTCGGCGAAGTTCGGGATGCGGGAGGTCATGGCGTTGACTCGTTATGGCGTTTGTCATGCCATTATAGGGACCCGCTCGGAGCGGGCTACTCCCCTATCGGTCGAGCCAGGCGCGCAGCAGTTTGGCTTTGCAGAGTCCAGGGCCACCGTCTCGCGGACGTGAGGACAGGGGCCGGAGCGACCCGTTCGCCGCTCGACGCGCATGGCCGGCGGTGGATTGCGCGAAGACAGCCCGTCGTTCCGGGGCGCCGCGGGCGAGCCCGGAAACCAGAGCCGCCATCGTCGCAGACCGAAAACCACCGGCGGATCTGGATTCCGGGCTCCGCTGCGCGGCCCCGGAACGACGGTGCGGCGGTGGATGCGTCAGGAATCCGCCCGGATCACCCGCGGCGCGGCCCACGCACCTCGGCGTCCAGGTCCTTCGCCCGCCCGCCGCGCAGGACGTAGACCATCGCGCCGGCCAGCATCAGCGCCATCCCGTACCACGTGATCGCGTAGACGAGGTGGTTGTTGGGGAAGGCGATCACCGTCAGGCCGCCCACCGGCAGGCCGCCGGGATTGGGCGTCGCGTCCGCGTCCACGAAGTAGGGGGCGACCTCGGTCAGGCCCCGGGCCGCCGCGATCGCCGCCACGTCGCGGGAATACCAGCGGTCGTCCGTGAGATCGTTCGAGCGCAGGAACGCGCCCTTCGGCTCGGTCAGCCGCAGGAGGCCGGTCACCGTGGTCTCGCCCGCGACCTGGCCGGGCTCCCGGGTCGCCGGATCGCGCCGGTCGCCGGGCACGAAGCCGCGATTGACCAGCACGAGGCTGCCGTCGGTCCGGCGCAGCGGCGTCAGCACCCAGAATCCGCCGCCGCGCTCGGTCACGGCCTGCACCAGGGTCTCGCGATCGTTGAGGAAGGTACCGGAGAGCCGGACATGCCGGTAGGCGTCGTCGGGGCCGACGCGCGGCCAGTCGGCAGGGCCCGGGGCCGGCACGGCCGGCGCGTGGACCCGGGCATCGACCCGGGCGATGAGGTCGAGCTTCCAGGCCCGCCGCTCCACCTGCCACGTCCCGAGCCCGAGCAGGACCACGAACACGAGGCCGGCGCCGACGCCGAACACAACGCGCCGCAGGAACGAGAGCGGGGCCGGGGAGGGGGCCGAGCCCGGATCAGCCCCCGTCCCGACCCCGCGGGTCTCATCTCCGGACGCGCGCTCAGCGGGCGTTGTTCATGACGTCGTGGGCATCCATCGGCATCATGTTGTGGTTGAGGTGGTACATCACCCACACCGAGCCGGCGAGCATGATCACCACCACCGTGATGGTGAAGATCAGCGACATGAAGGTCCAGCCGCCCTCCGACTTCGTGCTCATGTGCAGGAAGTAGATGACGTGCACGACCATCTGGACGCCACCGAGCGCCAGGATGACCAGGGTGGTGACCAGGCTGTTGTCGAGCACGTTGCCCATCACCAGCCAGAACGGGATCACCGTCAGGATCACCGACAGGACGAAGCCCGTCATGTAGCTCTGGAACGTGCCGTGGCTGCCCTCGCCGTGGGCGTGGGCGTCGTGGCCGTGCAGATCCGGTCCGTGCCCGGCAGGCCCGGCGATGTTGTGCACGTCGGCGCTCATTCGAGCACTCCTATCAGGTAGACCACCGTGAAGACGCCGATCCAGATCAGGTCGAGGAAGTGCCAGAACAGGGACAGGCACATCAGCCGACGCTTGTTCTCGGCGATGAGCCCGTGCTTGCGCACCTGCACCATCAGCACGATCAGCCACAGGATGCCCATGGAGACGTGCAGACCGTGGGTCGACACCAGCGTGTAAAACGAGGACAGGAAGGCGCTGCGCCAGGGCGGCGCGCCCTCGTGGAACAGGTGGACGAACTCCCGGATCTCCAGCGTCACGAAGGCCGCGCCGAACAGGCCGGTCACCGCCAGCCAGATCTGCGTCTGCTTCACCCGGTCCCGGTCCATCTCCAACATGGCGAAGCCGTAGGTGATGGACGAGAACAGCAGCATGGCGGTGTTCACCGCGATGCCCGGCAGGTCGAACAGCTCCTTCGGGGTGGGGCCGGCCGCGTAGCTGCGCCCGAGCACCCCGTAGGTCGCGAACAGGGTCGCGAAGATGAGGCAGTCGCTCATCAGGTAGAGCCAGAACCCGAGCATGGTCGAGCCCTCGGAATGATGGCCCTCCTCGTCGATCTGGTAGAAGACCGGCGCCGCGGCGCCGGGGGTGCAGTCTCCGCGTGCATCATCGGATCACGCCATCTCCAGTTCGCGCGTCCGCTGACCTTCCGTCCGACTGACGACGTCGGCGGGAATGTAGTAGTCGCGATTGTAATTAAAGGTGTGAGCGATCGCGACGACGAAGATCGCCACGAAGGTGAGCGCCGCCAGCCACCAGACGTACCAGACCATGGCCAGGCCGAAGGTGAAGTTCAGCGCCGCCAGGATCGCGCCGGCCGCGGTGTTCTTGGGCATGTGGATCGGCTTGTAGCCCGTCATCGGGCGGGCGAAGCCGCGGTTCTTCATGTCCCACCACGCGTCGGAATCGTGGACGACCGGCGTGAACGCGAAGTTGTAGTCCGGCGGCGGCGAGGAGGTGGACCACTCCAGCGTCCGGCCACCCCACGGATCGCCGGTGAGGTCGCGCAGCTTGTCGCGGTTGCGGATCGAGACCACGAACATGATGATCTGCGAGGCGATGCCGCAGGCGATGAGCGCCGCGCCGATGGCCGCGATCACGAACCAGATCTGCAGCGACGGGTCATCGAAGTGCTGCATGCGCCGGGTCACGCCCATCAGGCCGAGCACGTAGAGCGGCATGAAGGCAACGTAGAACCCGGTCACCCAGAACACGAGCGCCATCTTCCCCCAGAACTCGTCGAGCTTGAAGCCGAAGGCCTTGGGGAACCAGAAGGTCACGCCGGCGAACATGCCGAACAGCACGCCGCCGATGATCACGTTGTGGAAGTGCGCGATCAGGAACAGCGAGTTGTGCAGCACGAAGTCGGCCGGGGGCACCGCCAGGAGGACGCCGGTCATGCCGCCGATCACGAAGGTGACGATGAACGCCACCACCCAGAGCATCGGCACCTCGAACCGGATCCGGCCGCGGTACATGGTGAACATCCAGTTGAAGATCTTCGCGCCCGTCGGGATCGAGATGATCATGGTCGTGATCCCGAAGAACGAGTTCACGTCCGCGCCCGAGCCCATCGTGAAGAAGTGGTGCAGCCACACGAGATAGGCGAGGATGGTGATGACCACCAGCGCGTAGACCATCGAGGTGTAGCCGAACAGGCGCTTGCCGCAGAAGGTCGAGGTGATCTCCGAGAACACCCCGAAGGCCGGCAGGATCAGGATGTAGACCTCCG
This window of the Methylobacterium tardum genome carries:
- a CDS encoding alpha/beta hydrolase; translated protein: MADRPMRTDPNAAQPGRGLARRELVGALAAGAVVAASAAPAVAAPSARLATEEFRLPWSEPGVEIYVRNKRPAGTERFPGDRILLYVHGATYPASTAFDLPLGGMSPMDYLAGLGFDVYLVDLPGYGLSGRPAAMSAPASDNAPFMRTPDSAKVVGQVVDFILKRRGVEKIDLMGWSWGTSTMGLYTSTHNDKVNRLVLYAPQWLARTPALIGGNGPLGAYRSVSRDNAKTRWLTGVPEDKKAELIPPGWFEQWADATFATDQAGAKQTPPVLRAPNGVVADSKEFWQAGKPLYDPGEIRVPVLIIHAEWDADLPSYQAQEYFTKLTHAPYKRFVELGEGTHTVMMEKNRMQFLHEVEAFLTEADPQALN
- the cyoC gene encoding cytochrome o ubiquinol oxidase subunit III; protein product: MLGFWLYLMSDCLIFATLFATYGVLGRSYAAGPTPKELFDLPGIAVNTAMLLFSSITYGFAMLEMDRDRVKQTQIWLAVTGLFGAAFVTLEIREFVHLFHEGAPPWRSAFLSSFYTLVSTHGLHVSMGILWLIVLMVQVRKHGLIAENKRRLMCLSLFWHFLDLIWIGVFTVVYLIGVLE
- the scpA gene encoding methylmalonyl-CoA mutase, yielding MTSRIPNFAEIPLAGESLAIAAPALGEPWMTPEGIPVKGRYGPEDREGIEFLDTYPGIAPFLRGPYPTMYVTQPWTIRQYAGFSTAEDSNAFYRRNLAAGQKGLSVAFDLATHRGYDSDHPRVSGDVGMAGVAIDSIYDMRTLFSGIPLDEMTVSMTMNGAVLPILALYIVAAEEQGVPPQKLAGTIQNDILKEFMVRNTYIYPPKGSMRIISDIFAYTSKNMPKFNSISISGYHMQEAGATNDLELAYTLADGVEYIKAGLAAGLTIDQFAPRLSFFWAISTNFFMEVAKMRAARLIWAKLVKGFDPKSEKSLALRTHSQTSGWSLTAQDVFNNVTRTNIEAMAATQGGTQSLHTNALDEALALPTDFSARIARNTQLFLQQESGTTRIVDPWGGSYYVEKLTADMVARAWEHIREVDQLGGMAKAIEAGIPKLRIEEAAARAQARIDSGRQTIVGVNKFRADDDMAIELLRVDNGNVRRLQIDKLKRLRAERDEATVADRLDALTKAADGAGNLLELAVDAARAKATVGEISEALEKAWGRHRAEIRSISGVYKREVGGMSPVVEEVRALVEAFEENDGRRPRILVAKMGQDGHDRGQKVIASAFADLGFDVDIGPLFATPAEAARQAVENDVHIVGVSSLAAGHLTLVPELKAALTEQGRDDVMIAIGGVIPPGDYEALTAAGAAAIFPPGTVIAEAAAKLIRALNERLGYAARQAAE
- the cyoD gene encoding cytochrome o ubiquinol oxidase subunit IV, which codes for MSADVHNIAGPAGHGPDLHGHDAHAHGEGSHGTFQSYMTGFVLSVILTVIPFWLVMGNVLDNSLVTTLVILALGGVQMVVHVIYFLHMSTKSEGGWTFMSLIFTITVVVIMLAGSVWVMYHLNHNMMPMDAHDVMNNAR
- a CDS encoding SURF1 family protein produces the protein MFGVGAGLVFVVLLGLGTWQVERRAWKLDLIARVDARVHAPAVPAPGPADWPRVGPDDAYRHVRLSGTFLNDRETLVQAVTERGGGFWVLTPLRRTDGSLVLVNRGFVPGDRRDPATREPGQVAGETTVTGLLRLTEPKGAFLRSNDLTDDRWYSRDVAAIAAARGLTEVAPYFVDADATPNPGGLPVGGLTVIAFPNNHLVYAITWYGMALMLAGAMVYVLRGGRAKDLDAEVRGPRRG
- the cyoB gene encoding cytochrome o ubiquinol oxidase subunit I yields the protein MFANLDLQQLLFGRFTIEQIPYHEPILQATFAGVVVVGLAVLGVITYYRFWGPMWRDWITSIDHKKIGIMYCIFAGVMLLRGFADAVLMRSQQAVAFGQEQGFLPPHHYDQIFTAHGMIMIFFVAMPFVTGLMNFAVPLQIGARDVAFPFLNNFSFWMTVAGGMLVMVSLFVGEFSRATWLAYPPLSGAAMSPGVGVDYYIWALQIAGIGTLLSGINLIATIVKMRAPGMTMMKLPIFVWSSLCTNILIVAAFPILTAVLAMLSLDRYVGTHFFTNDLGGNAMLYFNLIWIWGHPEVYILILPAFGVFSEITSTFCGKRLFGYTSMVYALVVITILAYLVWLHHFFTMGSGADVNSFFGITTMIISIPTGAKIFNWMFTMYRGRIRFEVPMLWVVAFIVTFVIGGMTGVLLAVPPADFVLHNSLFLIAHFHNVIIGGVLFGMFAGVTFWFPKAFGFKLDEFWGKMALVFWVTGFYVAFMPLYVLGLMGVTRRMQHFDDPSLQIWFVIAAIGAALIACGIASQIIMFVVSIRNRDKLRDLTGDPWGGRTLEWSTSSPPPDYNFAFTPVVHDSDAWWDMKNRGFARPMTGYKPIHMPKNTAAGAILAALNFTFGLAMVWYVWWLAALTFVAIFVVAIAHTFNYNRDYYIPADVVSRTEGQRTRELEMA